AATGGCCGCCACCGTGATGTGGGTCCTCGCCGGTTAGCTAGAAGAAAACAGATACAGGATCACATCGATGCCACAGCTCCCCAATCTGTCAGGGCGTCCCCCCTACCCCCAGGACCACCCCTCCAGATcactttccccctctcccctgccagtGTTTTGCCCGCTGCCTGCCAATTGCAGGCAGGCCCCCCATCtactctgctttcttctcatCTCTTTTTGGCAAGGCTGCCTGCACCCAAGCACCCCAGGCCGGGCTCTGGGTGTGGGTTTTCTGcggcagggaggcagggatgTATCCCTGGCTCCCGGCTGCAAGGCAAATGGTTGATCCGGTGCCCCGAGAGGTGCCGATTGCTGCCCGCGGGCCTGGCACTCGTCGCCCTCCGTATCTGCACCCTCAGCTGAGCAGAAGAGAGGCTGGATTTCCATCTTTGGCCACAGATACGCCGACATGCCGCAGGCAAGGAGGGCGACGCCGGGGTTTCAACCGGATTCAGCACCTGTTTTGCCACCTGGGGCTGGCGGAcaccccccggccccagcccggagGACCCCGGCGAAGCTGCGGTTGCTGAACGCCCACCGAAATGAGGCCGAGAGGAGGtcgcccggccccccccgctccccgggtCTGCCACCACGGCCAGAGGGGAGGACGAGCGGGTGGGAGCGGGGTGTCCCCCAGCACTGCGGGCTGGATCAGGGCAGCCGCCGGTGTCTGACAATCGTCGCTGGAAAGCGCTGTGTAACGCCTGTCTGTAAATAAACCCTGTGTTTGGCACCCGCCAGCGCTGCGGAGTtgcgggggggggctgagggggtgTCATGGCCTGAGGCCTGGGcctggagctggggctgaggCTGAGGCCTGGGGCTAGGCCTGGAGCCAGCCCGGGGCTCTGGTCCCGCACCCCCCGGCTGTGGAtggggagcggggtgggggggttcagccgccgccgccgccgccgcgggggagAGCCCGCCCGGACCGTTTTCGCTGCGGAACCAAAGCGCGGCGGGACCGGTTCCGGGGGGGAACGGGGACGGCGGGGAAGAGGGGGGCGGTTGAACCGGAAGTGCGGGCGCTGAGGGGCGGCCATGGGCCGCAGCCGCTCCCGGTCGCCGCCGCGGCGCGGTgagaggggatggaggggagggaaCCGGGTGGGGGGAAACTGGGAGAGAGGGGAGTAGGGCGAGGGGGGACCGGCCCCGGGGCGGATCCGGCTCCGACGGGACGGGGCTGAGCTGAGGCGGGGGGAAGGATCCGGGCCCGGGGGGGGATGGTGGAGGAGCCAGGCCCAGGGCGGGGAGCCCAGACCCCCGGTCCAGGGGCAGGAGAGGGCCCTGGGGCTTCCCCCAACCCTTGGGCGAGGGGGTGAACCCCCtccagggcggggggggggcggtgatGAGGCCTCGGTTCTTCGCTCTGGGTAGAGTAGAggctcccttcttcctcctcgtccttctcctcttcctccccctcacGCACACTGACTCCCGTCCCCCTGCACGCACCTCAGCTTTTCAGGGACTGATCTGCCGACAGGTTGGTCACCCCACTGTGGGGTGAAGGGCTTTTCCTGCCTCTCTTCCCACTtctgtgggtgctggtggggatCTCGGAGCCCAGCTACGGACGGATCGGCGGGAGGGGGTTGTTACGGCGTCTGCACTTGGGACCTGTCACGGCGTCAATGGGGATTTTCTTTGTAAAGCGAGCAGCGAAGGGGGAGAGACGTAACGAAGCAGAAACTAAAGCCAGCACTGCCTTTCTCCGAGCAGAGCGCAGGCGTTCACGGTCCACTTCccgggagagggagaggaggcgAAGAGAGCGATCCCGGTCCCGGGACAGGGACAGGAGGAGGAGCCGTTCTCGCTCCCCGCACAGGAGACGGTCCAGGTGAGGGACAGAAATGCCGACGCCGGGGTGGGGACGAACTGGAGAGCCCGAGCGAGGGCAGCACGGGGATGGTGGGAACTCGTTAACATTATAAAACCGTCTGCGGTAACGGCAGAGCCAGGAAGGTGCAAACCCACCTGCGTTTGCAACGTCAGGTCGCCGAGACGGCACCGATCCAGttcctcctccccgccgcggcTGAAGGAGAGGCGCGATGAAGAGAAGAAGGAGATAAAGGACTCCAAAGGCAAAGAGCGTCAGATCACGGGTGAGGGGGTACATTTTCCTCGTTAAATATGTCCTGGGTTCCCCGCTTGGGTGGGGACCAGTCCCAGGGACATGCGGGtgcttatttaaaatgcttttttggcAAACCCCAATGGGTGCCTTCGTCAAATTGTCATATTTTGTTGCCTCGGCAGAGGAAGATTTGCAGGGCAAGACAGAAGAGGAAATCGAGATGATGAAAACAATGGGCTTCGCCTCTTTCGACACAACAAAAGTGAGTGCAGATCAGCGCGGTGGAGTCGGTGGCTGCCTCTCACGGGCTCGGTGGTGTTGCCATGCCCATTTGGGGGATAATACGCTGAGtttggggacttttttttttttgcttcttgtcTTTCAGGGGAAGAAGGTGGATGGCGCCGCAAACGCATACGCCATCAATGTGTCCCAGAAGAGGAAGTACAGGTTTGTgccctgcctttttttctgacagaaagGGAATTTCTTTGACGAGATAACGTAGCACAGAGGAAACTCTACGGCCCTATGTCGAAGCTGCCATCTCTCAGTGTGTGCGGGGGGGCGATCTGGCTTCTCGGAAAAAGGCcaattttgtggtttttacGGTCAAACGGATGCGAGAGGCCTCTGGTTTCTCCTGGAaatggcaaaagcagagagatgaGGAGCAAATGAGCACCTTGCACGTGGGCTGGACGTGCCAGGTGCGGCCTGAATGGCATCAGAGCAGCAGGCCTGCCTAAGCAACGCCGTTTTCCTGTTTCTTacccccaaaaaccccccaCTCAGTTTGTTaattgtgtttcctttttgatGGAAAAGTCGAGCGTACAGCCAGGCCATGCTGCCCACCTCCGGCACCTGTTTTTAGTCCTCGAACCAAGGTTTCCTACCCttgattttgggggtttttttgcgcAAATCCCTGGGGAATTCGATTCTCCTACAGGCCGCCCTCGGGTATTTTTGGGACAGATTTCTTCAGAGCTGGGAGCTTTGGGGTTGAGGGGGTGGTGTTTGTCCCCAACACTGACTCCAGTTCCTCCCCTCTGGATGCAGGCAGTacatgaacagaaaaggaggatTCAACAGACCCCTGGATTTCATCGCTTGACGCTGGGATCCCTCGGGGGGGGACAACCACCTGCCGAGAATGACTTCGCTTCCTCACGTGCGCCCGGGCGGCTCCGAGAGACCGGATTTCAGAGGAATTTGGGCTTATTCCCAACAAATCCGGCTGCGCTcgccctgccccacagccagaGCCGGGTACGAGTCGCCATTTCCCGGAGtcttcagatttgtttttttacattatCCCTCGCGGTTCTTTCCTCGCCGGGATTTCGttgtgttgtggtttgtttttttttttgtttgacgTCACGCCGTGTTCCCTGTTACAATAAAACCCCGtatctatttttccttttatttttataattcagGAATAAAGTGCGAGCAACGAGCCTGTCGGAAGCCTCCGGCCAGTTGTTTTCCCACcgttgggggggagggggtggtggtgtggtaTGTGGAACTTTACACCCCAAAACCCTTCAACTCCCGCGTCGTGCAAACATGGATAAATTGATACCGGTGGATGAAAATGTGCCTGGCTGCGCTGGCGCCCGTTTGGGCCCTTTTATTGCAGGaaaccttttttgtttggttgggttttttgcttattttttgaCGGCCCGGGGGTGTTCCGCTCCCTTTTTTGGCTTCCGGCTTTTGCTAATTAACCTCTTTTGCTAATTAATGTCCGGCTTAgcctgttttggggggggggctgaaggAAGCCCTGGGCTCAAAAATGGAGGTGCTGGGTGGGGGTGGTtctcacccacccacccccaccccccccgttATCAGTTCAGGGAggaagcggggcgggggggcgccCCCCCTCGTCGCCTgctgtctgggggggggggcggtacCCCGGGGAGGGGGTATTGGGGGGTCGGGCCCTGAGCCCTGCCTGGGGGTTCCCTGCCGGGGGGGGCTCCTTCCTCGGGAGGGGGGTGTCCCCGCTCCGCCCTGCCGGCCCCACGTTGCCAGTTGGAGCCGACGCCCCGCCCTCTTTTCCGCTTCCCGTTCCGCTATTGGTTGCCCGGGCAGGAAGTGAGTCAGGGCGAAAGGTGTGGCCGGGGCGTTCCGCCCAATGGGGCGAGGCGgttgggaagggggggggccgggccgaCGGCTGGGGTGGGCGGGGCGCCGCGCGGAGCTGGGGGGGAGAcgggggtgtgtgtgagggCGGACCAACGGCGGGAGGGCGTGGCGCTCTCGTCCAATGACGGcgagcgcggcggcgggcgccgcccaatgagcggcggcggggggcggggcggccgaGCGAGGCGGACAGACGGCCCCCCCCCAACAACAACCGCcgctcccggcccggcccggccttcACAGCGCGGCGAGatggcggccggcggcggcctcAACATCCAGATGCTGCTGGAGGCGGCCGAGTACCTGGAACGGCGGGAGAGAGGTGCCGGTTACACCCCCCCCCGGGCCTGCTCTTCCCCCCCAATCCCCTTcccctcagccgggcccggcggTAACGGGCTGTCCCCGGTTGTGTCTCCGCAGAAGCCGAGCACGGTTACGCCTCGCTGCTGCCCGGTAAGCACGGGGAGGCCCTGCGACGACGCGCCAAGGCCAAGAAGAACGGCGGAGGCAGCAGGTAACGGCcggtaccgggcgggggtttgggggggggggtgtctgcccGAGGCCCTGCACCGAGAGCTGGGCGGGGGATCGCGGACGGACAgacccccacacacacatcGAGGCctggcggggccgggcccggccgtTGCGGGGTGCTGGGATCCGGGAGggttgggggagagggggggtgTCCCGGTAAGGGCCCCCTGTCACGGGGAGGagtggggcagggctggggcgggggggggaaacccTCCGGTCACCGGGTGCTTGGGATATGGTACGGTGCTGCTGTCGCAAGGTGTCTGGCCGGGCTGGGTGGAGGACGGGGACCCTCCTGTCATGGGGGGTGCCCGGATCCGGTAAGGTCCCGCTGTCACGGGGCGTGTGGCCGGGACCCTCCGGTCACCAGGTGCCCGGATCCAGTAAGGTCCCACTGTCACGGGGCGTGTGGCCAGGACCCTCCGGTCACTGGGTGCCCGGATCCAGTAAGGTCCCACTGTCACGGGGcgtgtggcagggctgggggggaccctCCTGTCAGCGGGTGCTCAGCCCCGATCCTGCTGTCACGGCGCACCCGCCAGCCCCAAGGtcctccaccaccaccctgcCGCCCCTTTCCCCTTCACGCTTCCATCGAGAGATTCCCATTGGCACCGCCTGCCCCCAAATTCGGATTGACGAGCGCCCACCGTGCTGGGGCCGGTGTCTGTTCGGAGCATCCCGGCGAGACGTGAGGGGAAACCTCATGTCTTGGGCAAACTTGGGTACGGAACGTGCAATCGTTTGACGTGGCGGATGGGTTTGCTGAAGGGAATGTGGAAGTTGAGCTTTTGATTTCAGGCATGCGCCACCCAAACTCGGGAAGTGAAACCGCTCTCAGTCCATCAGGATTCTctgtaaagaaagcaaaatttttctAATACGCTTTTGGCCGAGGGCAGAGTTTTGTTCGATGCTTAAATTATATCACCTAGTCctgctttcctttgaaaaaaaggaaattccttAATTATCCTCCCCGAAATCCATCCGGAGCCTCGAAGCAGGTTACTCCTCACTGATGTTAAATACACAGCCCGTTCTCGGGAATTCTAAAACGCCTTTTGTCCGAGTTGAAGTCGGCTCCAAGCAGCTGCGTTGTTTTGCAGGAGCGAGTCCCACCAGCCCGgggtttgttatttttttcagggagTACTTAATTATGCCTCCCAGGCCCGTGGATTAATTGCTTAACGCTCCCTGTGTCTTGTTTGATTTGCtccctcttctgttttgtaCAACAGAAACGGCCACCTTGGAGCTGGCGCTTGTGTCACGGTGCAAACTGGAGTCGCCGTGCtgacttctttctttccagcaCCCATCGTGGTTCGTTCAGTCGCTTTAATAATGTTAAAATCACTTGGGTCATTATCGAGGTGAAATCAGCTGACTTTCAGGAGGGCTGGCTCCGGCACCAGGACGTGCACGTCCAGCCCTTCGAAACGGCTACGAGGGAAACTTTGTCGGGCAGAGAGCGAAGCCTGAGCAGGTTCATCCCGACACGTCACCGGCGGCCGATCGCTTCCTTTCTCACTGGCCTATTTTAGGCTGTTTGCCCAGGGAGGAGCAACGCGGCGATGTCACCAGATATGTCACATTTTCCTGGTTGGGAGCAAACTCATCTGCGTGACGCAGTGACAGCTGACCCTTGATATCTTGCCGTAACAACAAATAACGCCCGGAACGCCCCAAGATTTTTGTTCGTACCCTGAATCCTGGTGTCTCCCCGAGCCGGGGTGTTTCCGTCTCCCTCCCACATGGGGGTTTTAGGGCCGTCAGGCTCCTCCCATTGAAGGAGCAGAAGGCAGGTGACGTCTCCCGGTCCCGTCCCAAGCAGGCTCCCAGTGAATTTGTCGGTGTTTGTCGCTCCTGCACACGCTCTGAATTTCCTTTTCGGCAGATTTGGAGCTTGTTCTTCACTTCAGGCGAATCAGAACAGCAGAACAAAGGTCTGCGTTGTATTAAAAAGGGAACGGGTAGCTGCAGCGCGTCATTACCTCCTTCTGTTGTTATggtctgcagaagaaaagaccGGGTTTCGAAGGCAACGCTGGCAATCAGCTGAAGTTTTGGGGCTGACAGGCGAGGTTTGAGTTAGCGGGAGGCGCGATCAGCGGCTCCCTGGGCATGAAGGCACTGAGAGAGGGGTCTGGGGGCACACGGCGAAGCGGTCTGCCAGCCCCGGGGTGAAGCTGCGGTTCCCTCTGGTTCCCTGTCCCCTTTCATTTTATCTAAAATTAAAGTCCATCAACTAAGGAACCTTTTTCTAAATATTAGTGATTGTGGatacaaccaaaaaaaaaatccatgctaAGAAGGATGTTGAAACAAAGGCGTGGACGAGGGAATGAATTTGTTATTAATAAAAGCGTAGTGGTGATGGGAGCCTTCATCTCTGCCAGTACTGATGCTCAAAAAGGATTTGGCTTATTTATGATCGGGGGTAGAACTCGGGCTCGCTGCAGTTCGTCACCTCGTGTGAGGTTTGCAAGCGCTGTAGCGAAGGCCTCGGTGTAAAATGCGGGacttttattcagaaaaaagtttaatGGAGACATCCCACAGGAGCCAAAGACCCGAGTCCTTCCTGGCTGTTTGCAGATTCTCTGCTCGGGAGAATTCGCCATTCCCCTGCATGTCAGGATAACGCCTGTCTGTTTAAGTGAGGAATGTCTCCACCGGAATCAAACGTTTTTGGACTCCCTGCAATTGCCTGCGAGCGGGACACTGGCCTTTGGGAATGGATTGCTTCAACCAGCCCCACcgcaaagcaaacaaaaggagCCAGGCTAAGGTGAATCTTGTCAGAAAGACGGGAGGAGGGCTGCAATGGTGATCTGTCGCAAAACGCTGCCGGCGAAGCGAAGAAGACCCCGGCGAGTGTCTTCGACCGGTGCGTCGGTGGCATCCCTTGTTTATCCTTTGGCGTCGGGGCCTGGGGGAAACGGGCGCTCCCAGAGCCGATGGGGGCTTCCAGGTAGACGTCCTTATCTGAACAGCCTGTGGGTTTTCCACGTCTTTTAAGTTTTCAGGCACGTAACAACGTTTGTCCTGAATTACAGTAGTTGGCCTCTCAAGCTTTTAAGGAGAGTATGGGCTCTTCCCCTCAGAGCGTCGGTCCTGGTGACATGGGCAGTGCAGCCTCGTGTAGCTGTCCCGGGTTTCAATGGAGAGAAAAGTAGTAGTAGCTTGTGTTTTCGGCCTTTTCTTAGCTTTGTCGAAATTAGGAGCTTCAGGGGAATTTGTAAATGGACTCAACGCCTGCCTGGGGTTCAACATCACGTTTGGCGTCTCTCGTTCGGAGGGGCGAAGCCCTTGTTGGATGCGGGGAATCTTTTCTTTACACGTCATCTTCCTGACAGCTCGCCCCAGTTTTGCCGAGAGACAACTGGCTGAACAGCGGAGACTGGCGTGAATGTCATCGAGACTTTGGGGGCTCCCGGTCGCCATCTTGTATATCCGGCGTGTCCTGAGCTGGTTTGGGGACTGTGGCATGACACGTGACTGCTCGGATGCTGCGCAGCCTTCGAAAAGCAGCGTGCTTTCCCCAAAGGTGGCACCAAGCACCCGAGCTGTCGGCTCCTGTCTCTTCAGTATCTTGCAGATACTCCTCTTGCTTTCTCTGCCCTTCTCGTGCAAGAAgtctttaaaaagctgctttaaaaagcagctctCCAGGGCACCTGCGCTGTCCGAAAACCCACTTTCTTTCCGATGGAGGCTTGGTTGCAGGTTTGCGTTGAGATGGAGCAACTTTCCTCCCCCTGCTCAGAGATCAGCCCTTCTGCTCTGAGCGTGCGGTGGCTCTCGGGGCTGCCGCCGCTTCCCCTTCTCCACCACGAGCCTGGGGAGCGTTCGCTTTTGGATGGCATGCGCTGACTGGCGTCGTGGCACTGATACAGCTGCTTCTTCCTAGTGCTCGTTCTAAAACTTGAGCCTCTCCACATTAAAATCCCACCTTACGGTTTTACTGGTCCTTTTATTGCCATTTATCTGGTAATTTCTCTGTTGCGCCAGACCATCTGCATCCCTTCTGCCATTTTCACCATCCCCAGGGTAGCGGGCAGCTCTGAAAGCCCCCGAGGTTTGCAACTTTTCCGGGGAGCATTTACTAATGCCGCGTGTTAAGCCTAATTGCGGTGTACCTAGTCAGACAGAGGAGTTAATAAcgtgttctttctttttcaggtcGACACACAACGAGATGGAAAAGAACAGGTGAGTGGTGGAGGCTTTTTAGGAGCCGGGTTTGGGTGAATCACTGCTTTTCCAGGGGTTGAGAACTGGGGTCGGGGAGCCGAGGCTGCATTgagatggggagcaggagggaagggacgGGACGGCTGGATAAAGTGGCCGCCGAGGAGGTGCCTGACGTTGCTCGGACTTGAAGCTTTTCCTGTCCTTGGCCGCTGGAGCAGCTGTGCAATGAGAAGGTGGGAATGATATTTatctcctctgccagctcccgGTTCGCTGGTGAAATCCCAAGCAGCGTGCCTCCCTTCATCCTACCTCTCGACTTGCTAGCAAGAAGGGTTTCAAGCCCTCTGCCAATTCCCAGGGGCAATCCTGTGCCGATGGGATGGCCGTCATCCTCTGCTCACCCACAGTCGGGGTGTAGGTATGTGGCCAGAGCCGTGCCTCCATGTAACTGTGATCATTGGTGACAGACCGGTGTGGTCTTTGTCGTCCAGCTGAAAGATGGCTTTGTGTCCTTGATACGCTACTCTTTTTCTCGGCGTGGCTTGGACGCGGCTCAAATCTTGCCGTGTCTTGCTGCAAGCGCAGGATTGGTGTGAACTCGGTCGGTTTGATTCTTAAAAGGCA
This Buteo buteo chromosome 12, bButBut1.hap1.1, whole genome shotgun sequence DNA region includes the following protein-coding sequences:
- the SNRNP27 gene encoding U4/U6.U5 small nuclear ribonucleoprotein 27 kDa protein codes for the protein MGRSRSRSPPRRERRRSRSTSRERERRRRERSRSRDRDRRRSRSRSPHRRRSRSPRRHRSSSSSPPRLKERRDEEKKEIKDSKGKERQITEEDLQGKTEEEIEMMKTMGFASFDTTKGKKVDGAANAYAINVSQKRKYRQYMNRKGGFNRPLDFIA